One stretch of Aeromicrobium fastidiosum DNA includes these proteins:
- a CDS encoding NAD(P)H-quinone oxidoreductase, which translates to MRAVTAPTPGGVDALQVVDRPTPAPAPGEVLIRVTAAGVNRADLLQRQGFYAPPSGATDILGLECAGDIVAVGEGVTDLLPGEHVCALLSGGGYAEYVNVPAGQVAIAPEGVSLTEAAGLMEVAATVWSNVFMMGKLQHGETLLVHGGGSGIGTMAIQLGKAFGAKVVVTVGSEDKAAFCRGLGADLAINYREQDFVEEMKAHDLRADVILDIIGGKYLASNVAALNTAGRLVVIGMQGGVKAELNLGALLAKRAAVMATSLRARPVSEKSAIVSAMVAQVWPLVADGTVRPIIHATYPLEDVRSAHQELEDSTHTGKVLLTL; encoded by the coding sequence ATGCGCGCAGTCACTGCTCCCACACCCGGCGGCGTCGATGCCCTCCAGGTCGTCGACCGTCCCACCCCCGCACCCGCCCCCGGCGAGGTGCTGATCCGTGTCACGGCGGCCGGGGTCAACCGGGCCGACCTGCTGCAACGCCAGGGGTTCTACGCTCCGCCGTCGGGTGCCACGGACATTCTGGGCCTCGAGTGCGCGGGCGACATCGTCGCCGTCGGCGAGGGCGTCACCGATCTCTTGCCCGGCGAGCACGTGTGCGCACTGCTGAGCGGCGGCGGCTACGCCGAGTACGTCAACGTCCCGGCCGGCCAGGTCGCCATCGCCCCCGAAGGCGTATCGCTGACCGAGGCCGCGGGCCTGATGGAGGTCGCCGCGACCGTGTGGTCGAACGTCTTCATGATGGGCAAGCTGCAGCACGGCGAGACGCTGCTCGTCCACGGCGGTGGCAGCGGCATCGGCACGATGGCGATCCAGCTCGGCAAGGCGTTCGGCGCCAAGGTCGTCGTCACGGTCGGCTCGGAGGACAAGGCCGCGTTCTGCCGCGGGCTCGGTGCCGATCTCGCGATCAACTACCGCGAGCAGGACTTCGTCGAGGAGATGAAAGCGCACGACCTGCGCGCCGACGTCATCCTCGACATCATCGGCGGCAAGTACCTCGCCTCCAACGTCGCGGCCCTCAACACCGCCGGACGCCTCGTCGTCATCGGCATGCAGGGCGGCGTCAAGGCCGAGCTCAACCTCGGTGCACTGCTCGCCAAGCGCGCCGCCGTGATGGCGACCTCGCTGCGGGCACGCCCCGTCTCGGAGAAGTCGGCGATCGTCTCGGCGATGGTCGCGCAGGTGTGGCCCCTCGTCGCGGACGGCACGGTGCGCCCGATCATCCACGCCACGTACCCGCTCGAGGACGTCCGCTCGGCGCACCAGGAGCTCGAGGACTCGACCCACACCGGCAAGGTGCTGCTCACGTTGTGA